ATCTCGCGATGTCGTCGATGAGCGACACCGAGGAGCGGCGGCAAGCGGTCGACTTCGTCGACTACTTCCACGCCGGCGGTTCGATCATCGTCGCGAAGGGCAACCCCGAAGGCGTCACCGACCTGGAGAGTCTGTGCGGCAGAGACGTCGTGCTCGCCAAGGGCAGCTCGAACCTCGCGATCGGCGAAGCTCAGAACGAGAAGTGCGACGACAAGATGAACATCAGCGTCAGCGAGGACGCGCCCACCGGCCTGCTGGAGATCGAGTCCGGTCGCTCGGTCGCGTCGATCGTCGACTATCCCGTGGCCAAGGACATCGCCTCGAGCAACGACGCGTACGAAGTGCTTGAAGAGCAGTACGAAGCGGGTCCTTGGGGCGTCGCGGTCGCCAAGGACGACAACGAGCTCCGGGACGCCGTGAAGGTCGCCCTCGACGAGCTGCAGGAGAGCGGCAAGTACGCCGAGGTTCTCGAGAAGTGGAACGTCGGCGCAAGCGCCGTCGACGAGGTCACGATCAACGACGAGAGCTGATGATGTCGGCCGAACCCAATACCGCGGATGCGACCCGTGACGGCATCGACCTGACGATCGACGCGGCTCGACCGCCTCGGCCCGGCCGATGGGTCGCCGCAGCACTGACGCTGCTGGTGATCATCTGGCTCGCGGCGACGATCATCGCCAACCCGAATCTGCACTGGGATGTCGTCGTCGACTACCAGTTCGACAGCGTGATCCTCGACGGACTGTGGGTGACGATCCAATTGACCGTGATCTCGATGGTCATCGGAGTCACGCTCGGTGTGATCGCCGCCCTCATGCAGCTGTCCGATAGCCGCGTCATGCGGTTCGGCGCCGCCGCGTACCTGTGGTTCTTCCGCGGCACGCCGTTGCTGGTTCAGCTCATCTTCTGGTTCAACATCGCTCTGATCTTCCCGACGATCGCGATCGGTATCCCGTTCGGCGGACCCGACCTGGTGTCGGTCGAGACGAACACCGTCGTGA
The sequence above is drawn from the Nocardioidaceae bacterium SCSIO 66511 genome and encodes:
- a CDS encoding ABC transporter substrate-binding protein; the protein is MRGRNLTGAIAGAILITLVVAGCGRSDSGGSSEVSDEARSGAKASELVPDDVAKSGVLRVATAEGYPPMEMFKPGTQQLIGVDPDLAAAIATQLDLRLDMVNASFPGLIPGLTADRWDLAMSSMSDTEERRQAVDFVDYFHAGGSIIVAKGNPEGVTDLESLCGRDVVLAKGSSNLAIGEAQNEKCDDKMNISVSEDAPTGLLEIESGRSVASIVDYPVAKDIASSNDAYEVLEEQYEAGPWGVAVAKDDNELRDAVKVALDELQESGKYAEVLEKWNVGASAVDEVTINDES
- a CDS encoding amino acid ABC transporter permease is translated as MMSAEPNTADATRDGIDLTIDAARPPRPGRWVAAALTLLVIIWLAATIIANPNLHWDVVVDYQFDSVILDGLWVTIQLTVISMVIGVTLGVIAALMQLSDSRVMRFGAAAYLWFFRGTPLLVQLIFWFNIALIFPTIAIGIPFGGPDLVSVETNTVVTGFVAALLGLSINEGAYMSEIVRAGLQSVPTGQREAAEAIGMSRAQVMRRIVLPQAMRFIIPPTGNQFISMLKTTSLVSVIAGADLLTVAQRLYLKNFEIIALLIVASIWYLVLTTLASIGQHFIERHYGRGYGSTAPLRTRTLRNLTTIGRSA